Proteins from a genomic interval of Lycium barbarum isolate Lr01 unplaced genomic scaffold, ASM1917538v2 unchr_scaffold_07, whole genome shotgun sequence:
- the LOC132625599 gene encoding very-long-chain aldehyde decarbonylase CER3-like, protein MEAPLSTWPWEKLGSFKYLLYGPFVAKVMYSRYQEDSIKATWCLHVLILCALRCLIYQLWSSFSNMLFLTRNRRIIKEGVDFKQIDKEWNWDNFILLQALMASLAYYMLPNLVNLPIWDLNGFMVITILHIVFSEPLYYYLHKCFHGSYLFKHYHSLHHSSAIPQPFTAGHATFLEQILLSAVIGIPILGSCLMGYGSMATIYGYVLVFDFLRCLGHCNFEIIPHQLFLAFPFMKYLLYTPTYHTLHHTKMGTNYCLFMPLFDVLGDTLNPKSWDMNTKASIESGKNGRVPDFVFLAHVIDLTSALHVPYIFRSFSSTPFSTKLYIIPLLPISFLAMLVMWLYSKPFLNTFYNLRGYLHQTWVVPRFGFQYFLPFAAEGINKQIEQAILRADKLGVKVISLAALNKNEALNGGGTLFVNKHPNLRVRVVHGNTLTAAVILNEIPKHITEVFLTGATSKLGRAIALYLCTRQVRVLMLTSSTERFQKIQKEAPAECQKYLIQVTKYQAAKNCKTWIVGKWITPREQKFAPAGAHFHQFVVPPVLPFRSDCTYGDLAAMRLPPDVQGLGSCEYTMERGVVHACHAGGVVHSLEGWTHHEVGAIDVHRIDLVWEAALKHGLMPVSSFPKTD, encoded by the exons ATGGAAGCTCCTTTGTCAACTTGGCCATGGGAGAAGTTGGGAAGTTTCAAG TATTTACTGTACGGACCATTTGTTGCAAAAGTGATGTACTCAAGATATCAAGAAGACAGCATCAAGGCAACATGGTGCCTACATGTTCTCATATTATGTGCACTTAGATGTCTTATTTATCAACTATGGTCCTCTTTCAGTAACATGTTGTTCTTAACCCGAAACCGAAGGATCATAAAAGAAGGGGTTGATTTTAAGCAAATTGACAAAGAATGGAACTG GGATAATTTTATACTCCTTCAAGCTCTAATGGCTAGTTTAGCCTATTACATGTTGCCGAATCTTGTTAATCTTCCTATATGGGATTTAAATGGCTTCATGGTGATCACAATCCTCCATATAGTATTTTCAGAACCCCTTTACTACTACTTACATAAGTGCTTCCATGGAAGCTATCTCTTCAAACATTATCACTCACTTCATCATTCATCAGCTATACCTCAACCTTTTACAG CTGGTCATGCTACATTTTTGGAGCAAATTTTATTAAGTGCAGTGATTGGAATTCCAATTCTAGGGTCCTGTCTAATGGGATATGGATCAATGGCTACAATCTATGGCTATGTATTGGTCTTTGATTTCTTAAGATGTTTGGGCCATTGCAATTTTGAGATTATTCCTCATCAACTATTTCTTGCCTTTCCATTCATGAAGTACCTTCTTTACACTCCAAC ATACCACACCCTACATCACACAAAGATGGGGACAAATTATTGCCTATTTATGCCACTATTTGATGTGCTAGGCGACACCCTTAACCCAAAATCATGGGACATGAACACAAAAGCAAGTATTGAATCAG GTAAAAATGGGAGGGTGCCAGATTTTGTGTTCTTGGCTCATGTAATAGACTTGACATCGGCGTTGCACGTACCGTATATTTTCAGATCATTTAGTTCAACTCCATTCAGTACAAAGCTCTATATAATTCCTTTATTACCTATCTCATTCCTGGCCATGCTCGTCATGTGGCTCTACTCCAAGCCCTTTTTGAACACTTTTTACAACCTAAGAGGCTACTTGCACCAAACTTGGGTCGTCCCTCGCTTTGGTTTTCAG TATTTCTTGCCATTTGCAGCAGAAGGCATTAATAAACAAATAGAGCAAGCAATTCTTAGAGCTGATAAATTGGGAGTCAAAGTCATCAGCCTTGCAGCATTAAACAAG AACGAGGCACTAAATGGAGGTGGGACACTATTTGTGAACAAGCATCCTAACCTTAGAGTtagagtagtacatggaaatacCTTAACAGCAGCTGTTATCCTTAATGAAATTCCAAAGCATATCACTGAGGTTTTCTTAACTGGAGCCACCTCTAAACTTGGAAGAGCTATTGCTCTTTACCTTTGCACTAGACAAGTTCGTGTCCTT ATGCTAACTTCATCAACTGAAAGATTTCAAAAGATCCAAAAGGAAGCTCCAGCTGAATGCCAAAAGTACCTTATCCAGGTGACAAAGTACCAGGCAGCTAAAAACTGCAAG ACATGGATAGTTGGAAAATGGATAACACCAAGAGAGCAGAAATTTGCTCCAGCAGGAGCACATTTCCACCAGTTTGTGGTACCTCCTGTTTTACCCTTTAGAAGTGACTGTACATATGGTGATCTTGCTGCCATGAGATTGCCTCCTGATGTTCAAGGACTTGGATCTTGTGAG TATACAATGGAAAGAGGAGTAGTGCATGCATGCCATGCTGGAGGAGTGGTACATTCATTGGAAGGCTGGACACACCATGAAGTTGGGGCTATTGATGTACACAGAATTGACTTAGTCTGGGAGGCTGCCTTGAAACATGGATTAATGCCTGTCTCAAGTTTCCCAAAGACTGATTAG
- the LOC132625570 gene encoding uncharacterized protein LOC132625570: protein MGKEAEFVHLKKKPMKKRKKNQLLNKVLDYLMSDTFMFAPLYSSSSSSVPDGIEEDKPLDNVGDYLKSDDYLYAPLLISPPQASVHVSKGPVPIQEEMDRKRSADVLIGGTGKADEPGRKVVNVVSKDHNMDGFPHTKSPMVTRTRVRRETVKHMIYQNC from the exons ATGGGTAAAGAAGCGGAGTTTGTTCACCTGAAGAAGAAACCCATGAAGAAACGCAAAAAGAATCAACTTCTCAACAAAGTCTTGGATTATCTCATGTCTGACACTTTTATGTTTGCACCTCTCtattcttcctcctcctcctctgtTCCTGATG GAATTGAGGAAGATAAACCCCTGGACAACGTTGGGGATTATTTGAAGTCTGATGACTATTTGTATGCCCCCTTGCTTATTTCCCCACCTCAGGCTTCGGTTCATGTATCTAAAG GGCCGGTTCCTATACAAGAAGAGATGGACAGAAAGAGATCTGCTGATGTGCTAATAGGAGGGACTGGAAAAGCGGATGAACCTGGTAGGAAGGTAGTTAATGTGGTTAGCAAAGATCATAACATGGATGGTTTTCCTCATACTAAGAGTCCTATGGTCACACGTACTCGGGTACGTAGAGAGACTGTGAAGCACATGATCTATCAAAACTGCTGA